The sequence below is a genomic window from Chloroflexota bacterium.
TCGCTGATGGGCAGCAGCGGAGCATATCGCCAAAGGCTTCTCTCCGCATTCTTGGCTAGCATCTCCTTGGTGAAGCGCTGGGCGATGTAGGGGTAATCGTAGATGACCTCTAGGATTCCTGCTGGCCCACAGGCGAGGCAGGTATAGAGTGTCTCTGTGGGTGAGAATTCTCGTCCACAGAGGACACATTTCAGATGGCGCACATTACGTGGGCTGTGCGTTGGCGAGATATGCGGCGTTGTCATAATAGATGATCTCCCATCTCAATATTCGCTCCTTTCTATAGGTGGTAGCGTTGCCCCGTTGCTAAATCTGTTTAGATTCACTGAGGGAAAGCCCAGGCGCTTAAAACTCAGCCCGTGGAGCGATCTCTCCCTCTTTCGTTTTCCTGTATGCGGCCACGATGCTTTGAGGTGCGGCCGGCAGTCTGGTTAGTCTCACCCCGATGGCGTTGAAGATGGCGTTGGTGATGGCCGGCGCTGTTGGTATGGAGCTCGCCTCCCCAACACCTTTCGCCCCGTAGGGACCATCCGGATGAAAGGCTTCGACGATCAGCGAGGATATCCCTGGGGGCACGTCCATCGCTGTAGGTATCAGGTATTCGTGCAGATCCCCAGTCTTCGTCACCCCATTCTCCAAGACGAGCCTCTCCATAAGGGCATTCCCCAGCCCCATAGCACAGCCACCGTGGATTTGTCCCTCAACTAAGGTTGGATTAACGGCCCGGCCCACATCGTGGGCGGCTACCAGAGAAAGCACGTCCACCTGACCTGTCTCCGCATCGACCCTCACCGTAGCGATTTGCGTGGCGAAGCCGTAGGCGAAATGGTAATCAAAACCTTTTCCAATGGGCGTGGTCGCCGGCGCATGGTATTCACTGGCACCCAGGGTACGCAAACCGGAGTCGTAGGCCCAGCTTAACACCTCCTTGATGGGGATAGCCTTGGAGGGGTCCTTTCGATTGCGGAACTGCCCATTGGCCACCTCTATATCTTCTTTCGCGCCCAGCTCCTTGGCTGCTAAATCCAGGAGCTTATCTCTAGCTTGCTCGGCCGCCATCTTAACTGCGTTCCCGCTGATGAAGGTCTGGCGAGAGGCAGTAGTGGGTCCACCATTGGGGCTGTCATAGGTATTGCCACAGGAGACCCGAATCTCCTCATAGGGTACGCCCAGTTCTTGGGCAGCAATTTGGCCCAGCACTGTGGTGAGCCCTTGCCCCACATCGGCCGCTCCTGTCTTGACCACCAATCTCGCCTCGTCGTCAAGGGTGACGAGGGCACAGGAGAAGTCATCGACCCCTACACCGAGTCCCGTATTCTTGTAGCCGCAGGCGATGCCCCAACCAACGTTTGGGCCCGCTGGCTTCGGCAAGCGGTTGAAGGCCTCAACCGCTTTTTGGATCGTCTCCTTAAGCCCCACGCTGGCCTTAAGCGTTTGTCCTGTGCCTAATCTCTTCCCTACTTCGACAGCATTGCGTAGCCTGATCTCAACGGGTGAAAGCCCAAGCCTCCGGGCCAGGATGTCCATCTGTTGCTCAGCGGCGAAATGGGCCTGGGTCACCCCAAAGCCACGAAAGGCGCCGGCTGGGGTGTTGTTTGTATAAACGGCATAGGAGCGAATCTCGGCATTAGGTACGGCGTAGGGGCCGGCGATGTGCACGGCCACACGACCGAGCACCGGTATACCCAAAGAGCAATAAGCCCCTGTATCACCGATGATGTGGGCCTCCAGAGCAGTTAAGCGCCCCTCTTTGGTCGTCCCTAGTTTGTGCCTGATGATCATAGCGTGCCGTTTGTCATGAACGAGGATCGACTCCTCACGTGAATAGACGGTTTTCACCGGCTTGCCAGTCTTCAGGGCCAGGATGGCCAAGTGGGCTTGCACGGTCAAGCTCTCTTTGCCACCAAAGGCGCCTCCGGTGTAGGTGTGAAAGATGCGGACCTTGGATTCGTCCATTTTCAGGATGCTGGTCAGTTGATGGAGGTCATCGTAGGGGTTCTGACTGCCGACGTAGATGCTTACGCCCCCATCGGGATCGGGCACGGCCAAACCGGCCTCCGGTTCCAGGAAGGCGTGCTCCTGGGTTGGAATCTCGTAGGTATTCTCCACGATCACGTCTGCCTGTCGAAAGCCTTCGGCTATGTCGCCTATTCTGATCTCATATTGCTTGAGGATATTACCGCCCTCGTGAACCTTTGGCGCATCCGGCTCCATCGCCTGTAAGGGCGAGGAGACGACGGGTAACAGTTCATAATCGACTTCGATGGCCTCCAGAGCAGCCTCCGCTATCTCTGGAGAGACGGTGGCCACCACAGCTACCGGATCGCCGAGGAAACGCACCTTATCCCCACAAAGGACCGGCTGATCGTGAATGATAAGCCCATGGGCGTTTTCCCCCGGTACATCTTTGGCAGTGATCACAGCTGCAACCCCAGGCATGGCTTCGGCCTTGCGGGTGTCGATGTGGCGTATTCTGGCGTGTGGATAGCGAGCCCGGAGTGTCTTAGCGTAGAGCATCCCCTCTCGTGATAGGTCCCCGGCGTATTTGGCCAGACCAGTTACTTTCTCTAAGGCATCGTTACGGGCTACCGGCTGACCGATCATAGCCTTAGTCCTCCTTTACGATTCGTATTTTACTGGGAAGAACGCCTATCTCTGCTAGTGAGACAGCGGATATGGAGTGCTTTGTTAAGTTTTACTCAACGAAGGGGGCAGAATGTATGTTAGTATTGTACAAAGGGTTCACCTGTTAGTCAAGGCCACTAGAAAAAATCTGAGGACAAAAGAGCCGTTGAAAGCTTGACAAGCCTTGATTCTTCCTACTATAATTTATGCAAAACCTTTTCACTTTGCGAAAAGAAATGATTACTTCAGTTCGACCGACGTTGAGGAAAAGTAAGTCCATCCAGAGTGTGGCGCGGGCCTGCGCTGTCCTGAGGGCGTTTAACATAGAGGAGCCTGAGCTGGGCATCACTGAATTGAGTAAAATAGTTGGACTCACCCCGGGCAGTGTCTTTCGCCTGGTAGCCAGCTTGGAATCGCAGGGCCTCCTGGAACAAAACCCCCAGACAGGTAAGTATCGCCTGGGATTTGATCTCTTCATTCTGGGCAGTATTGTGCTCAGTCGGATGCGACTAGGGAGGGAGATTCGACCCCAAATGGAGCAATTAGCCAAGGAATCCGGCGAGTCGGTCAATTTGGGGGTGCTTCATCAAGGACAGGTCGTCTATGTGCAGAAGGTTGAAAGCACACAGCCCATACGGGCGATCTTTCAGGTGGGCGGAAGTGTGCCAGCCTATTGTACGGCCCTGGGCAAGGTTCTACTTGCCTGCCTGACTGAGGATGATCTGTCTAAAATCATCCAGAAGAGGGGATTAACGGCTTACACCCCTCAGACCATCACCTCCCTGGAAGAGTTGAAAAGGGAACTATGCCTTATACGTTCGCAAGGCTTCGCTCTCGAGGTGGAAGGGTTCAACATTGGATTGAGCTCCTTGGGTGCCCCTGTCAGGGACTATACTGGCCGGGTTATTGCTGCGGTGGCCATTTACGGGCCAACCCAACGAATAGTCAGCGATAGGCTGCCCGAGCTACAAAAGTTGGTGATGGAAACGGCCAAAACCATCTCCTACCAGTTAGGTTACTTTTCGGCGGATATAAACGGACTGCTTGACTGGTCTTGATGCCCGTTCAGTCCAGGCATTTCGACGCTGATATGGTGCTTACTCCGCAAGGAAGAGTCCTGAGAGGTGGTCAAGGAGCTCGCTGAGGAGGGCGATGGCCTGCTCAGTAAGAGGAATAAATTAAGAGCATAATAAACTAATTTTGGCTGGACTAATGGGTGGTTTCCCTTAGCCAGCGAATAATGGAGGTTGGATTGTGGGTTCTGCAAAGGTAAAGAGGGTCATCCTCATTGGATTGGATGGGCTGATGCCGGAGATGGCGGAGAAGTTCGTGGCTGAGGGCAACATGCCAGCCATCAAGCGTTTGATGGCCGAGGGGGTCTACTCGCCCATGTACTCCTCGCCACCTGTAGAT
It includes:
- a CDS encoding molybdopterin-dependent oxidoreductase, which codes for MIGQPVARNDALEKVTGLAKYAGDLSREGMLYAKTLRARYPHARIRHIDTRKAEAMPGVAAVITAKDVPGENAHGLIIHDQPVLCGDKVRFLGDPVAVVATVSPEIAEAALEAIEVDYELLPVVSSPLQAMEPDAPKVHEGGNILKQYEIRIGDIAEGFRQADVIVENTYEIPTQEHAFLEPEAGLAVPDPDGGVSIYVGSQNPYDDLHQLTSILKMDESKVRIFHTYTGGAFGGKESLTVQAHLAILALKTGKPVKTVYSREESILVHDKRHAMIIRHKLGTTKEGRLTALEAHIIGDTGAYCSLGIPVLGRVAVHIAGPYAVPNAEIRSYAVYTNNTPAGAFRGFGVTQAHFAAEQQMDILARRLGLSPVEIRLRNAVEVGKRLGTGQTLKASVGLKETIQKAVEAFNRLPKPAGPNVGWGIACGYKNTGLGVGVDDFSCALVTLDDEARLVVKTGAADVGQGLTTVLGQIAAQELGVPYEEIRVSCGNTYDSPNGGPTTASRQTFISGNAVKMAAEQARDKLLDLAAKELGAKEDIEVANGQFRNRKDPSKAIPIKEVLSWAYDSGLRTLGASEYHAPATTPIGKGFDYHFAYGFATQIATVRVDAETGQVDVLSLVAAHDVGRAVNPTLVEGQIHGGCAMGLGNALMERLVLENGVTKTGDLHEYLIPTAMDVPPGISSLIVEAFHPDGPYGAKGVGEASSIPTAPAITNAIFNAIGVRLTRLPAAPQSIVAAYRKTKEGEIAPRAEF
- a CDS encoding IclR family transcriptional regulator; translation: MITSVRPTLRKSKSIQSVARACAVLRAFNIEEPELGITELSKIVGLTPGSVFRLVASLESQGLLEQNPQTGKYRLGFDLFILGSIVLSRMRLGREIRPQMEQLAKESGESVNLGVLHQGQVVYVQKVESTQPIRAIFQVGGSVPAYCTALGKVLLACLTEDDLSKIIQKRGLTAYTPQTITSLEELKRELCLIRSQGFALEVEGFNIGLSSLGAPVRDYTGRVIAAVAIYGPTQRIVSDRLPELQKLVMETAKTISYQLGYFSADINGLLDWS